Proteins from a genomic interval of Epinephelus fuscoguttatus linkage group LG16, E.fuscoguttatus.final_Chr_v1:
- the pex13 gene encoding peroxisome biogenesis factor 13, whose product MDPQPPPKPWERRIPGALSAPVNYRSANFGPITGPSTPAGPPVLTRMVPPVPPRPVQQAYRPSYSSFSSSYSPYGSSMYGGYSPYSYGGGYGLGGYSRLSHTEEIAPSRFVQQAEESSRGAFQSIESIVQAFASVSMMLDATFSAVYNSFRAVLDVANHLTRLRSHLTRVLSAFALVRTLRYLYRRLQRLLGRRSDAEVDDLWADSASDALATSASRGDGVGMEGPSVKSWPIFLFFAVVLGGPYLIWKLLSSSSGSEENATNWASGEDDHVVARAEYDFSAASEEEISMRAGDMLNLAPKEQQPRVRGWLLASLDGQTTGLVPANYVKVLGKRRGFKHAEMERLAQVQQENTQASQTALAAHPQTNPAQAFTPGVVSTSASSEELLESVYSETPVSFSLGTSHTSMPSSTVLNIPEKTDL is encoded by the exons ATGGATCCACAGCCTCCACCAAAACCATGGGAAAGGCGGATTCCAGGGGCATTGAGTGCCCCTGTAAATTACAG ATCTGCAAACTTTGGACCCATTACAGGCCCCTCTACTCCTGCAGGTCCTCCTGTTCTTACCAGGATGGTTCCCCCAGTGCCTCCTCGTCCCGTCCAGCAGGCCTACCGTCCATCCTACAGCTCTTTCAGCTCCTCTTACAGCCCCTATGGGAGCTCCATGTATGGCGGCTACAGCCCCTACAGCTATGGTGGTGGCTACGGCTTGGGAGGGTACAGCCGCCTCTCCCACACAGAAGAGATTGCCCCTAGCCGGTTTGTGCAACAGGCGGAGGAGAGCAGTCGTGGTGCTTTCCAGTCCATCGAGAGCATCGTCCAGGCTTTTGCCTCAGTCAGTATGATGCTGGATGCCACCTTCTCAGCTGTGTATAACAGTTTTCGTGCTGTGCTGGATGTAGCCAACCACCTTACACGGCTGCGTTCGCACCTCACCAGAGTTTTGTCAGCCTTTGCTCTGGTGCGCACCCTGCGCTACCTCTACCGACGATTACAGAGGCTGCTGGGGAGAAGGTCAGATGCTGAGGTCGACGACTTGTGGGCAGACAGTGCGAGTGATGCCCTGGCTACAAGTGCATCTAGAGGGGATGGCGTAGGGATGGAGGGTCCATCTGTGAAGTCCTGGCCAATCTTTCTGTTTTTCGCTGTAGTGCTGGGGGGACCTTATCTTATCTGGAAACTGCTGAGCTCCAGCTCTGGCTCTGAAGAAAATG CTACTAACTGGGCCAGCGGGGAGGATGACCATGTAGTGGCCAGAGCAGAGTATGACTTTTCAGCTGCGTCTGAGGAGGAGATTTCTATGCGGGCTGGAGACATGCTCAACCTTGCTCCTAAAG AGCAACAGCCCAGAGTGCGTGGCTGGCTGCTGGCCAGCTTGGATGGTCAGACCACAGGACTTGTCCCAGCCAACTACGTCAAAGTCTTGGGCAAGAGGAGAGGCTTTAAGCACGCAGAGATGGAGAGGCTCGCTCAGGTCCAGCAAGAGAACACACAGGCCTCCCAGACAGCCCTTGCTGCACACCCACAGACAAATCCTGCCCAAGCCTTCACCCCAGGCGTTGTTTCCACCTCAGCTTCATCAGAGGAGCTGTTAGAGTCAGTTTACAGCGAAACACCAGTTTCCTTCAGTCTGGGAACATCCCACACCAGTATGCCCTCCAGCACAGTGCTAAACATCCCTGAGAAGACTGACCTGtga
- the sanbr gene encoding SANT and BTB domain regulator of class switch recombination isoform X2 produces MSRFCSDNNNFPYDNNVLVLDMVLGSLWGVPQPINWDNVAKLVPGFTPKECARRFEELKSTGGFPHVDNQCNALTEGSTSPSDGLTALLDTGEVMETGSSQSSSKVTGSKSTPSGRVGVVEKKERRVSAEEDDKPQKPRDPNMVIHVCDETKNLKQDFTCPRDLLVKEMRYFAEYLSVDPQRWEEVDISVHCDVQIFDWLMNYVRRNSAGEGNKDKPRLEPSNVISILISSEFLKMDTLVEECIQYCHKHMSAIVATPCNMNCINSNLATRIAELFNHNEADDIRDKKDKFKSKLFQKKIERLFDANYQNRDSPGNASSLYRCGLCLKLLTKDTERKISCVPGKINIDGHGEIIYTHTKQKSWDVHEYITSLYEELKSWVLVYWRIWGTINYLTCSRCQQVFVCAELTHCKYHPDSVLYPGMGTEKGWHGAGIYPCCNQRILRFDPTGMPKGCKMRDHIVNVPDEENCDEATAAQTRVLNDLLLHRDAVCLFHTPPAEGTEESPSSAEKVQQDCDVLLEPTLLGPLRADGSTFSLLKNWSLQLRQQSLLSEDEEYTTGSEVTEDEVGDEEELSKKQAAKKAKKAHRPLKKQMSSPNFQRKDKAEKSQSRDNTPFIVSVQKSKWDSSRSMRYNQDAQREEDQRRMVEIIGYLTKMRFGDQEQSKYKDTKEEESTPGWKRSLRVPLKPDRVRKRHPVDLKYATLKSGQHKGADGEKAAELSKRRV; encoded by the exons ATGAGCCGGTTCTGCTCGGACAACAACAATTTTCCCTATGACAACAACGTCCTGGTTTTGGACATGGTGCTGGGCTCTCTGTGGGGGGTGCCCCAGCCCATAAACTGGGACAATGTAGCCAAGCTAGTTCCAGGATTCACTCCCAAGGAG TGTGCCCGTCGATTTGAGGAGCTGAAGAGCACTGGGGGTTTTCCCCATGTGGACAACCAATGTAATGCCCTGACAGAAGGAAGCACCTCCCCTTCAGATGGCCTGACCGCACTACTGGACACTGGGGAGGTGATGGAGACAGGAAGCagccagagcagcagcaaagttaCAG GCTCCAAATCGACGCCCTCAGGAAGAGTTGGTGTTgtggagaagaaagagagaagagtctcagccgaggaggatgaCAAACCTCAGAAGCCAAGAGA TCCCAACATGGTGATCCATGTGTGTGATGAGACCAAGAACCTGAAGCAGGACTTCACGTGTCCCAGAGATCTTCTAGTCAAAGAGATGCGTTACTTTGCTGAGTACCTGTCTGTGGACCCCCAGAGGTGGGAGGAGGTGGACATCTCCGTTCACTGTGACGTGCAGATCTTCGATTGGCTTATGAACTACGTCAGGAGGAATTCTGCAGGAGAGGGAAACAAGGACAAACCCCGTCTTG AGCCCAGCAATGTGATCTCAATCCTGATCTCCTCCGAGTTCTTGAAGATGGATACGTTA GTGGAGGAGTGCATCCAATACTGCCACAAACACATGAGCGCCATCGTGGCGACACCCTGCAACATGAACTGCATCAACAGCAACTTGGCAACACGCATTGCTGAACTCTTCAACCACAATGAGGCTGACGACATCAGGGACAAAAAAGACAAGTTCAAAAG CAAATTGTTTCAGAAGAAAATAGAGCGTCTCTTTGATGCCAACTACCAGAACAGAGATTCACCTGGAAACGCCTCGTCTCTCTACAG GTGTGGTCTGTGCCTTAAGCTGCTGaccaaagacacagagaggaaaattTCTTGTGTTCCTGGGAAAATCAACATTGATGGTCATGGAGAGATCATCTATACACACACTAA acagAAGAGCTGGGATGTACATGAATACATCACCAGTCTGTATGAGGAGCTCAAGTCCTGGGTCCTGGTCTATTGGAGAATCTGGGGTACAATCAACTACCTCACTTGCTCCCGGTGCCAacag gtgtttgtgtgtgcagagctgacCCATTGCAAGTACCACCCAGACAGTGTGCTGTACCCTGGCATGGGTACTGAGAAAGGCTGGCATGGTGCAGGAATCTACCCCTGCTGCAACCAGAGGATTCTCCGCTTTGACCCCACTGGTATGCCCAAG ggcTGTAAGATGCGAGACCACATAGTGAACGTACCTGATGAAGAGAACTGCGACGAGGCGACCGCAGCCCAGACCAGAGTCCTTAATGacctgctgctgcacagagacgcagtgtgtttgtttcacaCGCCGCCTGCAGAGGG TACTGAGGAGAGTCCGTCCAGTGCAGAGAAGGTTCAGCAGGACTGTGACGTTCTCCTGGAGCCGACACTGCTCGGACCTCTGAGAGCAGACGGCAGCACT TTTTCCCTCTTGAAAAACTGGAGTCTGCAACTG AGGCAGCAGTCGCTCCTGTCAGAGGATGAGGAGTACACcacagggtcagaggtcaccgaAGATGAGGTGGGGGATGAAGAGGAGCTGTCTAAAAAACAAG cTGCTAAGAAGGCCAAGAAGGCCCACAGACCcctgaaaaaacaaatgtcttCTCCAAACTTCCAGCGCAAAGACAAAGCAGAGAAA tcACAGTCCAGGGACAACACACCTTTCAT agTGAGTGTCCAGAAAAGTAAGTGGGACAGTTCTCGCTCCATGCGATACAACCAGGATGCTCAGAGGGAAGAAG ACCAGCGTCGTATGGTGGAGATCATCGGCTACCTGACTAAGATGAGGTTTGGAGACCAGGAACAGAGCAAATATAAGGACACTAAGGAG GAGGAATCTACGCCAGGCTGGAAGCGCAGTTTAAGAGTGCCTCTCAAACCAGACAGAGTTCGGAAAAGACACCCAG TAGATCTAAAATACGCTACGCTCAAATCCGGACAAcataaaggagctgatggggaAAAGGCCGCTGAGCTATCAAAGAGACGAGTATGA
- the sanbr gene encoding SANT and BTB domain regulator of class switch recombination isoform X3, which yields MSRFCSDNNNFPYDNNVLVLDMVLGSLWGVPQPINWDNVAKLVPGFTPKECARRFEELKSTGGFPHVDNQCNALTEGSTSPSDGLTALLDTGEVMETGSSQSSSKVTAGSKSTPSGRVGVVEKKERRVSAEEDDKPQKPRDPNMVIHVCDETKNLKQDFTCPRDLLVKEMRYFAEYLSVDPQRWEEVDISVHCDVQIFDWLMNYVRRNSAGEGNKDKPRLEPSNVISILISSEFLKMDTLVEECIQYCHKHMSAIVATPCNMNCINSNLATRIAELFNHNEADDIRDKKDKFKSKLFQKKIERLFDANYQNRDSPGNASSLYRCGLCLKLLTKDTERKISCVPGKINIDGHGEIIYTHTKQKSWDVHEYITSLYEELKSWVLVYWRIWGTINYLTCSRCQQVFVCAELTHCKYHPDSVLYPGMGTEKGWHGAGIYPCCNQRILRFDPTGMPKGCKMRDHIVNVPDEENCDEATAAQTRVLNDLLLHRDAVCLFHTPPAEGTEESPSSAEKVQQDCDVLLEPTLLGPLRADGSTFSLLKNWSLQLRQQSLLSEDEEYTTGSEVTEDEVGDEEELSKKQAAKKAKKAHRPLKKQMSSPNFQRKDKAEKSQSRDNTPFIVSVQKSKWDSSRSMRYNQDAQREEDQRRMVEIIGYLTKMRFGDQEQSKYKDTKEPTGGIYARLEAQFKSASQTRQSSEKTPSRSKIRYAQIRTT from the exons ATGAGCCGGTTCTGCTCGGACAACAACAATTTTCCCTATGACAACAACGTCCTGGTTTTGGACATGGTGCTGGGCTCTCTGTGGGGGGTGCCCCAGCCCATAAACTGGGACAATGTAGCCAAGCTAGTTCCAGGATTCACTCCCAAGGAG TGTGCCCGTCGATTTGAGGAGCTGAAGAGCACTGGGGGTTTTCCCCATGTGGACAACCAATGTAATGCCCTGACAGAAGGAAGCACCTCCCCTTCAGATGGCCTGACCGCACTACTGGACACTGGGGAGGTGATGGAGACAGGAAGCagccagagcagcagcaaagttaCAG CAGGCTCCAAATCGACGCCCTCAGGAAGAGTTGGTGTTgtggagaagaaagagagaagagtctcagccgaggaggatgaCAAACCTCAGAAGCCAAGAGA TCCCAACATGGTGATCCATGTGTGTGATGAGACCAAGAACCTGAAGCAGGACTTCACGTGTCCCAGAGATCTTCTAGTCAAAGAGATGCGTTACTTTGCTGAGTACCTGTCTGTGGACCCCCAGAGGTGGGAGGAGGTGGACATCTCCGTTCACTGTGACGTGCAGATCTTCGATTGGCTTATGAACTACGTCAGGAGGAATTCTGCAGGAGAGGGAAACAAGGACAAACCCCGTCTTG AGCCCAGCAATGTGATCTCAATCCTGATCTCCTCCGAGTTCTTGAAGATGGATACGTTA GTGGAGGAGTGCATCCAATACTGCCACAAACACATGAGCGCCATCGTGGCGACACCCTGCAACATGAACTGCATCAACAGCAACTTGGCAACACGCATTGCTGAACTCTTCAACCACAATGAGGCTGACGACATCAGGGACAAAAAAGACAAGTTCAAAAG CAAATTGTTTCAGAAGAAAATAGAGCGTCTCTTTGATGCCAACTACCAGAACAGAGATTCACCTGGAAACGCCTCGTCTCTCTACAG GTGTGGTCTGTGCCTTAAGCTGCTGaccaaagacacagagaggaaaattTCTTGTGTTCCTGGGAAAATCAACATTGATGGTCATGGAGAGATCATCTATACACACACTAA acagAAGAGCTGGGATGTACATGAATACATCACCAGTCTGTATGAGGAGCTCAAGTCCTGGGTCCTGGTCTATTGGAGAATCTGGGGTACAATCAACTACCTCACTTGCTCCCGGTGCCAacag gtgtttgtgtgtgcagagctgacCCATTGCAAGTACCACCCAGACAGTGTGCTGTACCCTGGCATGGGTACTGAGAAAGGCTGGCATGGTGCAGGAATCTACCCCTGCTGCAACCAGAGGATTCTCCGCTTTGACCCCACTGGTATGCCCAAG ggcTGTAAGATGCGAGACCACATAGTGAACGTACCTGATGAAGAGAACTGCGACGAGGCGACCGCAGCCCAGACCAGAGTCCTTAATGacctgctgctgcacagagacgcagtgtgtttgtttcacaCGCCGCCTGCAGAGGG TACTGAGGAGAGTCCGTCCAGTGCAGAGAAGGTTCAGCAGGACTGTGACGTTCTCCTGGAGCCGACACTGCTCGGACCTCTGAGAGCAGACGGCAGCACT TTTTCCCTCTTGAAAAACTGGAGTCTGCAACTG AGGCAGCAGTCGCTCCTGTCAGAGGATGAGGAGTACACcacagggtcagaggtcaccgaAGATGAGGTGGGGGATGAAGAGGAGCTGTCTAAAAAACAAG cTGCTAAGAAGGCCAAGAAGGCCCACAGACCcctgaaaaaacaaatgtcttCTCCAAACTTCCAGCGCAAAGACAAAGCAGAGAAA tcACAGTCCAGGGACAACACACCTTTCAT agTGAGTGTCCAGAAAAGTAAGTGGGACAGTTCTCGCTCCATGCGATACAACCAGGATGCTCAGAGGGAAGAAG ACCAGCGTCGTATGGTGGAGATCATCGGCTACCTGACTAAGATGAGGTTTGGAGACCAGGAACAGAGCAAATATAAGGACACTAAGGAG ccTACAGGAGGAATCTACGCCAGGCTGGAAGCGCAGTTTAAGAGTGCCTCTCAAACCAGACAGAGTTCGGAAAAGACACCCAG TAGATCTAAAATACGCTACGCTCAAATCCGGACAAcataa
- the sanbr gene encoding SANT and BTB domain regulator of class switch recombination isoform X1, whose product MSRFCSDNNNFPYDNNVLVLDMVLGSLWGVPQPINWDNVAKLVPGFTPKECARRFEELKSTGGFPHVDNQCNALTEGSTSPSDGLTALLDTGEVMETGSSQSSSKVTAGSKSTPSGRVGVVEKKERRVSAEEDDKPQKPRDPNMVIHVCDETKNLKQDFTCPRDLLVKEMRYFAEYLSVDPQRWEEVDISVHCDVQIFDWLMNYVRRNSAGEGNKDKPRLEPSNVISILISSEFLKMDTLVEECIQYCHKHMSAIVATPCNMNCINSNLATRIAELFNHNEADDIRDKKDKFKSKLFQKKIERLFDANYQNRDSPGNASSLYRCGLCLKLLTKDTERKISCVPGKINIDGHGEIIYTHTKQKSWDVHEYITSLYEELKSWVLVYWRIWGTINYLTCSRCQQVFVCAELTHCKYHPDSVLYPGMGTEKGWHGAGIYPCCNQRILRFDPTGMPKGCKMRDHIVNVPDEENCDEATAAQTRVLNDLLLHRDAVCLFHTPPAEGTEESPSSAEKVQQDCDVLLEPTLLGPLRADGSTFSLLKNWSLQLRQQSLLSEDEEYTTGSEVTEDEVGDEEELSKKQAAKKAKKAHRPLKKQMSSPNFQRKDKAEKSQSRDNTPFIVSVQKSKWDSSRSMRYNQDAQREEDQRRMVEIIGYLTKMRFGDQEQSKYKDTKEEESTPGWKRSLRVPLKPDRVRKRHPVDLKYATLKSGQHKGADGEKAAELSKRRV is encoded by the exons ATGAGCCGGTTCTGCTCGGACAACAACAATTTTCCCTATGACAACAACGTCCTGGTTTTGGACATGGTGCTGGGCTCTCTGTGGGGGGTGCCCCAGCCCATAAACTGGGACAATGTAGCCAAGCTAGTTCCAGGATTCACTCCCAAGGAG TGTGCCCGTCGATTTGAGGAGCTGAAGAGCACTGGGGGTTTTCCCCATGTGGACAACCAATGTAATGCCCTGACAGAAGGAAGCACCTCCCCTTCAGATGGCCTGACCGCACTACTGGACACTGGGGAGGTGATGGAGACAGGAAGCagccagagcagcagcaaagttaCAG CAGGCTCCAAATCGACGCCCTCAGGAAGAGTTGGTGTTgtggagaagaaagagagaagagtctcagccgaggaggatgaCAAACCTCAGAAGCCAAGAGA TCCCAACATGGTGATCCATGTGTGTGATGAGACCAAGAACCTGAAGCAGGACTTCACGTGTCCCAGAGATCTTCTAGTCAAAGAGATGCGTTACTTTGCTGAGTACCTGTCTGTGGACCCCCAGAGGTGGGAGGAGGTGGACATCTCCGTTCACTGTGACGTGCAGATCTTCGATTGGCTTATGAACTACGTCAGGAGGAATTCTGCAGGAGAGGGAAACAAGGACAAACCCCGTCTTG AGCCCAGCAATGTGATCTCAATCCTGATCTCCTCCGAGTTCTTGAAGATGGATACGTTA GTGGAGGAGTGCATCCAATACTGCCACAAACACATGAGCGCCATCGTGGCGACACCCTGCAACATGAACTGCATCAACAGCAACTTGGCAACACGCATTGCTGAACTCTTCAACCACAATGAGGCTGACGACATCAGGGACAAAAAAGACAAGTTCAAAAG CAAATTGTTTCAGAAGAAAATAGAGCGTCTCTTTGATGCCAACTACCAGAACAGAGATTCACCTGGAAACGCCTCGTCTCTCTACAG GTGTGGTCTGTGCCTTAAGCTGCTGaccaaagacacagagaggaaaattTCTTGTGTTCCTGGGAAAATCAACATTGATGGTCATGGAGAGATCATCTATACACACACTAA acagAAGAGCTGGGATGTACATGAATACATCACCAGTCTGTATGAGGAGCTCAAGTCCTGGGTCCTGGTCTATTGGAGAATCTGGGGTACAATCAACTACCTCACTTGCTCCCGGTGCCAacag gtgtttgtgtgtgcagagctgacCCATTGCAAGTACCACCCAGACAGTGTGCTGTACCCTGGCATGGGTACTGAGAAAGGCTGGCATGGTGCAGGAATCTACCCCTGCTGCAACCAGAGGATTCTCCGCTTTGACCCCACTGGTATGCCCAAG ggcTGTAAGATGCGAGACCACATAGTGAACGTACCTGATGAAGAGAACTGCGACGAGGCGACCGCAGCCCAGACCAGAGTCCTTAATGacctgctgctgcacagagacgcagtgtgtttgtttcacaCGCCGCCTGCAGAGGG TACTGAGGAGAGTCCGTCCAGTGCAGAGAAGGTTCAGCAGGACTGTGACGTTCTCCTGGAGCCGACACTGCTCGGACCTCTGAGAGCAGACGGCAGCACT TTTTCCCTCTTGAAAAACTGGAGTCTGCAACTG AGGCAGCAGTCGCTCCTGTCAGAGGATGAGGAGTACACcacagggtcagaggtcaccgaAGATGAGGTGGGGGATGAAGAGGAGCTGTCTAAAAAACAAG cTGCTAAGAAGGCCAAGAAGGCCCACAGACCcctgaaaaaacaaatgtcttCTCCAAACTTCCAGCGCAAAGACAAAGCAGAGAAA tcACAGTCCAGGGACAACACACCTTTCAT agTGAGTGTCCAGAAAAGTAAGTGGGACAGTTCTCGCTCCATGCGATACAACCAGGATGCTCAGAGGGAAGAAG ACCAGCGTCGTATGGTGGAGATCATCGGCTACCTGACTAAGATGAGGTTTGGAGACCAGGAACAGAGCAAATATAAGGACACTAAGGAG GAGGAATCTACGCCAGGCTGGAAGCGCAGTTTAAGAGTGCCTCTCAAACCAGACAGAGTTCGGAAAAGACACCCAG TAGATCTAAAATACGCTACGCTCAAATCCGGACAAcataaaggagctgatggggaAAAGGCCGCTGAGCTATCAAAGAGACGAGTATGA
- the sanbr gene encoding SANT and BTB domain regulator of class switch recombination isoform X4, translating to METGSSQSSSKVTAGSKSTPSGRVGVVEKKERRVSAEEDDKPQKPRDPNMVIHVCDETKNLKQDFTCPRDLLVKEMRYFAEYLSVDPQRWEEVDISVHCDVQIFDWLMNYVRRNSAGEGNKDKPRLEPSNVISILISSEFLKMDTLVEECIQYCHKHMSAIVATPCNMNCINSNLATRIAELFNHNEADDIRDKKDKFKSKLFQKKIERLFDANYQNRDSPGNASSLYRCGLCLKLLTKDTERKISCVPGKINIDGHGEIIYTHTKQKSWDVHEYITSLYEELKSWVLVYWRIWGTINYLTCSRCQQVFVCAELTHCKYHPDSVLYPGMGTEKGWHGAGIYPCCNQRILRFDPTGMPKGCKMRDHIVNVPDEENCDEATAAQTRVLNDLLLHRDAVCLFHTPPAEGTEESPSSAEKVQQDCDVLLEPTLLGPLRADGSTFSLLKNWSLQLRQQSLLSEDEEYTTGSEVTEDEVGDEEELSKKQAAKKAKKAHRPLKKQMSSPNFQRKDKAEKSQSRDNTPFIVSVQKSKWDSSRSMRYNQDAQREEDQRRMVEIIGYLTKMRFGDQEQSKYKDTKEEESTPGWKRSLRVPLKPDRVRKRHPVDLKYATLKSGQHKGADGEKAAELSKRRV from the exons ATGGAGACAGGAAGCagccagagcagcagcaaagttaCAG CAGGCTCCAAATCGACGCCCTCAGGAAGAGTTGGTGTTgtggagaagaaagagagaagagtctcagccgaggaggatgaCAAACCTCAGAAGCCAAGAGA TCCCAACATGGTGATCCATGTGTGTGATGAGACCAAGAACCTGAAGCAGGACTTCACGTGTCCCAGAGATCTTCTAGTCAAAGAGATGCGTTACTTTGCTGAGTACCTGTCTGTGGACCCCCAGAGGTGGGAGGAGGTGGACATCTCCGTTCACTGTGACGTGCAGATCTTCGATTGGCTTATGAACTACGTCAGGAGGAATTCTGCAGGAGAGGGAAACAAGGACAAACCCCGTCTTG AGCCCAGCAATGTGATCTCAATCCTGATCTCCTCCGAGTTCTTGAAGATGGATACGTTA GTGGAGGAGTGCATCCAATACTGCCACAAACACATGAGCGCCATCGTGGCGACACCCTGCAACATGAACTGCATCAACAGCAACTTGGCAACACGCATTGCTGAACTCTTCAACCACAATGAGGCTGACGACATCAGGGACAAAAAAGACAAGTTCAAAAG CAAATTGTTTCAGAAGAAAATAGAGCGTCTCTTTGATGCCAACTACCAGAACAGAGATTCACCTGGAAACGCCTCGTCTCTCTACAG GTGTGGTCTGTGCCTTAAGCTGCTGaccaaagacacagagaggaaaattTCTTGTGTTCCTGGGAAAATCAACATTGATGGTCATGGAGAGATCATCTATACACACACTAA acagAAGAGCTGGGATGTACATGAATACATCACCAGTCTGTATGAGGAGCTCAAGTCCTGGGTCCTGGTCTATTGGAGAATCTGGGGTACAATCAACTACCTCACTTGCTCCCGGTGCCAacag gtgtttgtgtgtgcagagctgacCCATTGCAAGTACCACCCAGACAGTGTGCTGTACCCTGGCATGGGTACTGAGAAAGGCTGGCATGGTGCAGGAATCTACCCCTGCTGCAACCAGAGGATTCTCCGCTTTGACCCCACTGGTATGCCCAAG ggcTGTAAGATGCGAGACCACATAGTGAACGTACCTGATGAAGAGAACTGCGACGAGGCGACCGCAGCCCAGACCAGAGTCCTTAATGacctgctgctgcacagagacgcagtgtgtttgtttcacaCGCCGCCTGCAGAGGG TACTGAGGAGAGTCCGTCCAGTGCAGAGAAGGTTCAGCAGGACTGTGACGTTCTCCTGGAGCCGACACTGCTCGGACCTCTGAGAGCAGACGGCAGCACT TTTTCCCTCTTGAAAAACTGGAGTCTGCAACTG AGGCAGCAGTCGCTCCTGTCAGAGGATGAGGAGTACACcacagggtcagaggtcaccgaAGATGAGGTGGGGGATGAAGAGGAGCTGTCTAAAAAACAAG cTGCTAAGAAGGCCAAGAAGGCCCACAGACCcctgaaaaaacaaatgtcttCTCCAAACTTCCAGCGCAAAGACAAAGCAGAGAAA tcACAGTCCAGGGACAACACACCTTTCAT agTGAGTGTCCAGAAAAGTAAGTGGGACAGTTCTCGCTCCATGCGATACAACCAGGATGCTCAGAGGGAAGAAG ACCAGCGTCGTATGGTGGAGATCATCGGCTACCTGACTAAGATGAGGTTTGGAGACCAGGAACAGAGCAAATATAAGGACACTAAGGAG GAGGAATCTACGCCAGGCTGGAAGCGCAGTTTAAGAGTGCCTCTCAAACCAGACAGAGTTCGGAAAAGACACCCAG TAGATCTAAAATACGCTACGCTCAAATCCGGACAAcataaaggagctgatggggaAAAGGCCGCTGAGCTATCAAAGAGACGAGTATGA